The sequence below is a genomic window from Deltaproteobacteria bacterium HGW-Deltaproteobacteria-6.
ATCGCCGCATTCGATCACTGTGCCGTCGTCAATTAATGTAAAAACAGGTTTTTTTTCAGGACTGTATTTGAAGCCGGGATGGCTGGCGAGCGCTTTCTGTAATTCGTCAGCCGGAAACCCGTTGATTTCGGCAAAATCGATCAGGGGCTGCCAGCTCTTATCGTCGTCAAAAACCAGCGAATCAATCCGGCTGAAAAATATTTTGCTTGTTTCCGATGCCAGGCGCAGCACAAGCCCCGTATGATCGGCGTGCATGTGGGTCAGCATAAAATCCGTCTTGTTCAAATCAAGTCCGAGTTCGGCCACGCCCTTCTGCATCGCTTCATAGCAAACACTGCGATTGAATCCGGTATCGATGATCAGATTGCGTTCTGCGCCTTTGATAACATAGGAATTCAGTTCCTTGAGCGGGCTTTTCGGCAGAGGCACGACTATCCGATAAAGTCCTTTCATAATCTCATCAATCATGGATACACATCCTTTTACGCCGTGGCAACAGAACATCGCTTGAACGATGCCGGCATTTAACGATCTCCGTTATCTTCTCCCGGTTCATCCTGCTCCGGTTCCGGAGCAAATATATCGCCGCTCAGCTCCACGGGATAAAACTCATCCGGCAGGGCGGTGACAATCTTCAACGGCTTTACGGGAAACCGGGGAGACTGCGCGCGAGGCACCGGCGGCGGCAAAGCAGGAGGCGGAGGATCATCAACGGCCTCATCCGGAACGGCGCCTTCCGTTGTAACCGCCGCGCTTTTCTTTTTCCTGTGCCGCGGACGGCGGCGGCTTTTCTTTTTAGGCGTATCTTCTGCAGAAGCCGTTCCCGCATCCGCAGGCACGGCGCAAGGCGCAACGGCAACCAGATCAAGATCCGCGTCCGCATCCGTATCTGTATCCGTATCTTCCGCCAGTTTCAGCAGAGAAACATCCTGCGTGGCATTTGCTTCCAGCGTTTGTTCTTTTATGGATTGCTGAATTTCGAGTTTGTCCCACGCCATATCCGGTTTTCCTTCAATGTAGAGACAGACGCCGAAATTCGCTTCCAGCTTCATCAGTTCGCTTCTCTTATTGTTCAGAATGTATAAAGCGATTTCATGCGGCAGGCTGATCTTCAACTCTGAGTAAATGCCCTTGACTGCTTCCGATTCGATTTTACGAAAAGCCCCCAGAGACGCGTATTCCAGAGAAGGCCGAAGTCCGCTGCCCTTGCAATACGGACAGGTGATGTAACTGATCTCCTGAATGGTGGATTGCTTCTTTTGACGGGACAATTCCAACAGACCGAACTTGGAAATGCGGGAAAGCTGAATTCTGGCGCGATCCATGCTGAGCGCTTTTTTAAATGCTTTTTCCACTTCCGCAATGTGCTTTTTATCAATCATGTCGATAAAATCGATCACAATTAAACCGCCCAGGTCGCGCAGGCGCAACTGACGCGCGATTTCATCACAGGCGTCGACATTGGTTTTGAAGGCCGTTTCTTCGATATTTCGTTTATTGGATCCGCGGCCGGAATTGACGTCGATGGTAATCATGGCTTCCGTGGGATTGATGATGATGTACCCGCCGGATTTCAGTTCCACGCGCTCCTGGTAGATCACACGGATTTGTTCTTCCAGTTCATAGCGTTCAAAAATGGGGACTTTATCCTTGTAATTTTTCAAGATGCGCAAATGGCGGGGAGCGACCGCTTTCAAATAGGCGCGCATTTTCCGGAAGGTCTCGACCTCATCGACCAGAATTTCGTCAATCTCCAACGTCAGGTAGTCTCTGAGCGAACGTACGCCGAAGTCCGTTTCCTGGTAAAGAAAATAAGGCGCCGCGACGCTTTCGGCTTTTTTGTAAATTTCCTTCCACAAGCGCATGAGAAACTGATAGTCGCGCTGTATTTCCGGCTTGGTGCGGTTAATGCCGGCCGTCCGGACGATAAAGCCCATATCTTCGGGAACTTTGATTTGTTCCATTAACGATTTGATTTTCTGCCGGTCTTCTTCGCTCTCTATTTTGCGCGATATACCGCCACAGAGTTTATTGGGGAGTAAAACAAGATATCTTCCGGGTAAGGAAATATAGGATGTCAGCAGCGCGCCTTTGTTGCCGATGACTTCCCGGACAACCTGTACGATAATTTCCTGACCGGATTTGAGAACCGGTTTGCCGCCTTGCTGACCATTTTCGATTTCGGTCAAATATTCAGGACTGACGTCCCGCAGCGGCAAGAAGCCGTCCTTGACGCCGCCATAATCGACAAAGGCCGCCTGCAAACCCCGTTCGACTTTCAGCACCTTGCCTTTGTAAATGTTTCCGTTGATCGGTTCGCGCACAGCCATTTGAATATTGAATTCAATCAGCTTGCCTTTTTCGTCAACCGTGGCCATGCGCATCTGTTCCTTGTGCACGGCGTTAACGAGCATAATATGTTTCATATCTGTCCTTTTCGGCTGCATCCATCATCACGGGCTCACGGGGAGGGACCATCTGTCCGGCCAGCACTGAAACCCGCGCGGTACAACCTTGTATATTTATTTAAAGGCGCTTACGTCGCCTTTACCAATTCTAATCAGTTCGATGGCGTCATCAACCAGGCTGATGACACTGGACGGCTCGGGAACAATCGTCCCGCCGTCAATAATTAAATCGACAATCCGTCCGAAGTATTCGTTAATGATCGCCGGATTGCCGAGATCTTCTCCGTCCTCAGTCTGCACGCTGGTACTGATAATCGGCTGACCGAGCTCACGTATTAAAGCCAGACAAATTTCATTGTCCGGCACGCGGATGCCGGTGGTCGGCCTTTTCGGTAAAATCATCTTCGGGACAAGACGCGATGCTTCCAGGATGAACGTGTAAGGCCCGGGCAAAAACCGTTTCATGGTTTTATAGGCATAATCCGTAACCATGGCGTACTGGCTAATATGCTTCAGATCGGAGCAGACAAAACTTAAAGGGCGTTTCTTGTTTCTTCTTTTAATTTCATAAATTCTTTCGATGCCTCTTTTATTGGATAAATCACAGCCCAATCCATAAACCGTATCTGTGGGATAGATGATTACGCCGCCATCCCTCAATACATCCGCTGCCTTCTTAATAAGGCGCATTTGCGGATTCTGGCCGTTAATCGACAGCACCGTCTGGCTCCAGTCTTCCAGTTGCTCTTTTCATCTCTTTATTTATATCAGTATTTCGGAGATTTAGCAATGGCCGTAAACGGCTTTCGCGAAAGAAAAAATTATCTCTTTTTCTTGTCCTTGCTGAGCTTGTATTCGATACTATCGATCAGGGCCTGCCAGCTGGCTTCAATAATATTTTCAGAAACGCCCGTCGTGCTCCAGAGTTCGGACCCGTCTGTCGAATCCAGCAGGACGCGGACGCCGGCCGCGGTGCCCTCCGAACCTTCCAGCGTGCGAACTTTAAAATCAACCAGGTGCATTTCCTTGATCTGCGGATAAAATTTAGTCAGCGCCTTGCGCAAAGCGTGATCCAGGGCATTGACCGGACCGTTGCCTTCAGCTGCCGTCAATTCCTCCTCGCCGTTAACGGATATTTTTATCGTGGCCTGGGAAAGACAGGGATTATCCAGTGTACGCTGCGTGACCACACTGAAGCACTCCAGATTAAAAGGTTCAACAAATTCACCAATGGCTTTCTTCATCAGGACGGACAAAGAACCGTCGGCCGCATCGAACTGATAGCCTTTGTCTTCCATCAGCTTAACCTGATGCACAACTTTGCCCAGAGCGTTTTTCCTGTCCAGATCGATCCCCAATGCCTTGGCTTTATAGGCAATATTGCTTTTGCCGGCCATATCGGAAACCAGTACGCGCCGACTGTTGCCGACCTGCTCGGGCTGCATGTGCTCATAAGCCAGCGAGTTTTTGGCCACCGCACTGACATGCACGCCGCCTTTATGCGCGAATGCGCTGCGTCCCACAAAAGGCCGCGACATCAAGGGCGGAATATTGGCCACGTCGCTGATAAACAGGGACAGATTCGTCAGCTGACGAATCGATTCAGCCGGCAGACAATTCATTTTCATTTTAATTTGCAGATTGCCGATCACCGAAATCAAATCAGCATTTCCGCACCGTTCACCATAGCCATTGACGGTTCCCTGGACCATTTTCACGCCTCCCAGGACAGCCGCAACGGAGTTGGCAACGGCCAGTCCGCAGTCATTGTGCACATGAATACCGGCCTGACCCGAAGGAACAACCGAAGAAATCTTTTTCAAAATATCACTGATTTCATAAGGCATGGTGCCGCCGTTTGTATCGCAGAAAACAATCTTGTCCGCGCCCGCATCCAACGCGGTTTTCACAACCCGGGTGGCATACCGGGGATTATTTTTATAACCGTCAAAAAAATGTTCCGCATCAAAAAGCACTTCCTTGTCTTTGGATTTCAGGTAGGCAATGGAATCACGGATCATGGATAAATTTTCTTCCAGATTGATTTTCAGAATATCGGTGACGTGCAGGTCCCAGGATTTGCCGAAGATGGCCACGGCCGGCGTCTGGGCCTTGATTAACGCTTTGAGGTTCGGACAGGCTTCCGGACGAATATGGGCCTTGCGCGTACTGCCAAACGCGGTCAATTTAGCGTTTTTAAACTTCACGGCCTTCGCCATTTCGAAAAATCGCACGTCTTTGGGATTGGAACCGGGCCAGCCGCCTTCAATATAGTGGAAGTGAACTTCGTCCAACCGCCTTGCGATGCGCAGTTTTTCTTCAGCGGAGAAGGTAACCTGTTCACCCTGAGTGCCGTCACGCAACGTTGTATCGTAAATCAAAATCTGGTTCTTTGTCATTTAATCCTCTCTTTCAAACACGGGT
It includes:
- a CDS encoding ribonuclease; amino-acid sequence: MKHIMLVNAVHKEQMRMATVDEKGKLIEFNIQMAVREPINGNIYKGKVLKVERGLQAAFVDYGGVKDGFLPLRDVSPEYLTEIENGQQGGKPVLKSGQEIIVQVVREVIGNKGALLTSYISLPGRYLVLLPNKLCGGISRKIESEEDRQKIKSLMEQIKVPEDMGFIVRTAGINRTKPEIQRDYQFLMRLWKEIYKKAESVAAPYFLYQETDFGVRSLRDYLTLEIDEILVDEVETFRKMRAYLKAVAPRHLRILKNYKDKVPIFERYELEEQIRVIYQERVELKSGGYIIINPTEAMITIDVNSGRGSNKRNIEETAFKTNVDACDEIARQLRLRDLGGLIVIDFIDMIDKKHIAEVEKAFKKALSMDRARIQLSRISKFGLLELSRQKKQSTIQEISYITCPYCKGSGLRPSLEYASLGAFRKIESEAVKGIYSELKISLPHEIALYILNNKRSELMKLEANFGVCLYIEGKPDMAWDKLEIQQSIKEQTLEANATQDVSLLKLAEDTDTDTDADADLDLVAVAPCAVPADAGTASAEDTPKKKSRRRPRHRKKKSAAVTTEGAVPDEAVDDPPPPALPPPVPRAQSPRFPVKPLKIVTALPDEFYPVELSGDIFAPEPEQDEPGEDNGDR
- a CDS encoding threonylcarbamoyl-AMP synthase, yielding MRLIKKAADVLRDGGVIIYPTDTVYGLGCDLSNKRGIERIYEIKRRNKKRPLSFVCSDLKHISQYAMVTDYAYKTMKRFLPGPYTFILEASRLVPKMILPKRPTTGIRVPDNEICLALIRELGQPIISTSVQTEDGEDLGNPAIINEYFGRIVDLIIDGGTIVPEPSSVISLVDDAIELIRIGKGDVSAFK
- a CDS encoding citramalate synthase; the encoded protein is MTKNQILIYDTTLRDGTQGEQVTFSAEEKLRIARRLDEVHFHYIEGGWPGSNPKDVRFFEMAKAVKFKNAKLTAFGSTRKAHIRPEACPNLKALIKAQTPAVAIFGKSWDLHVTDILKINLEENLSMIRDSIAYLKSKDKEVLFDAEHFFDGYKNNPRYATRVVKTALDAGADKIVFCDTNGGTMPYEISDILKKISSVVPSGQAGIHVHNDCGLAVANSVAAVLGGVKMVQGTVNGYGERCGNADLISVIGNLQIKMKMNCLPAESIRQLTNLSLFISDVANIPPLMSRPFVGRSAFAHKGGVHVSAVAKNSLAYEHMQPEQVGNSRRVLVSDMAGKSNIAYKAKALGIDLDRKNALGKVVHQVKLMEDKGYQFDAADGSLSVLMKKAIGEFVEPFNLECFSVVTQRTLDNPCLSQATIKISVNGEEELTAAEGNGPVNALDHALRKALTKFYPQIKEMHLVDFKVRTLEGSEGTAAGVRVLLDSTDGSELWSTTGVSENIIEASWQALIDSIEYKLSKDKKKR